A region from the Drosophila takahashii strain IR98-3 E-12201 chromosome 2L, DtakHiC1v2, whole genome shotgun sequence genome encodes:
- the Wdr62 gene encoding mitogen-activated protein kinase-binding protein 1 isoform X9 encodes MDAPDVGRIIRAPARRKRNDEQLMDRIKLKKVLGLTVCSNAALDVSPVSGLLAYPAGCTVVLFNAKRQTQAYLVNTSRKAFTSVAFSRCGRYVATGECGINPAIKVWELETPNGSLEHCSGGSVVAEFVDHKYAVTCVAFSPTGKYLVSVGSQHDMIVNVFDWRANLKMASNKISSKVAAVCFAEDGSYFVTVGNRHVKYWYLEGGRKYKDPIPLMGRSAILGDLRDNDFCAVACGKGICAESTYAITRQGHLVEFSSRRLLDKWVQCRTSNANCICVNERFILVGCAESIIRIFNAATLEYVTTLPRTHYLGVDVAQGIQINHIMSVPQQAKFPDCIAMVFDEQRCKVSCVYNDHSLYIWDLRDISRVGKSHSFLYHSTCIWGVETVPYNVEREPSQTLPEECFVTCSSDDTIRVWGLDGCTNNDIYRRNIYSKELLKIVYSDEELQFIKDQGSSLFDKAGNSSYDGRNGVRCIKISPELQHLASGDRCGNIRVYNLVNLRLLTTIEAHESEVLCLEYSNERIERKLLASASRDRLIHVFDVAQNYLLLQTLDDHSSSITSIKFVGAGLNFQMISCGADKSIMFRSFQGNIFMRGTNTSGKTTLYDMEVDSNSKHILTACQDRNVRVYGTQNAKQTKTFKGSHSDEGSLIKLSLDPSGIYVATSCTDKTLAVYDYYSSECMARMYGHSELVTGLKFTNDCRHLISASGDGCIFIWQVPHDMIVTMQARMSQQRLRSGHAPLPRPLAPISPPDGIVLESPSSEIEQPKFGVAERFSDVGQLPQWAMRKAAGDSDSGALSIPTPSGSTNVPAMHAASSMGNLSSSPSQQMPGLAPRARGRWAQRSTQLEPTADDLRSNSESPLGTVSSVGGHSGVNVQTSDYNSASSKDITYNQTYLSEDSSIDSGMETRRGELKFIGSSSNGTVVTVSSVSSLAVSASNGAMSTGSGAAQQRLQLPDKRLKPGLRFDTHSHDHDGDVEDISDGERTSSDHGMFYNNLAPSTPTDFKVTAMNEDELRKSVRRQKFEKSGLQLTPSALSGNGSSHTASTGTGTGTSDTEDEGSTPSAENAERSLASTLGGSSENLPQSSGNSFLHAALPEGPGLITSPMERGGSSRRSISAKHNTENGKSVAAPPTITKSYTSTKKEELLQVINKVKQQLENVGHRPLRGSHSISDLSLAANLDGSRNAGGGPGRYSKPGNPKTLNPMPIEESSIRRACSLSDLHMGNFGKPGKSNGTPQKPQVQHRNGNVSRSASKRNSLQGKTGLGASSNSMNVLNQGSDSEPEDSNRLRSATNGQGRSNGPIAANRQYSNKVNNVNNNRRKTPNFSSATPMQDDSSSEETPNSTVNNKPIVPPRPRNLGFDHKSKLMINNTGSPGGNAKQRSGVTSTEDYEGTDPEAQVHNVINKLYTTTQAAMQLHANLKNSLLLKELENALIMSRNMLSSITNRQADKTNNGGGVGGGLGVGGSGGLNHEQLSADNGDYLMMVNNCADLLSNLRTKHKPDDCENNS; translated from the exons ATAAAACTCAAAAAGGTTTTGGGCCTGACTGTGTGCAGCAATGCGGCTCTGGATGTCTCCCCAGTCAGCGGCCTGCTGGCCTATCCAGCTGG CTGCACCGTGGTGCTGTTCAACGCGAAGCGCCAGACACAGGCCTATTTGGTCAACACCTCCCGCAAAGCATTCACATCCGTGGCATTTTCGCGATGTGGTCGCTATGTGGCCACCGGCGAATGTGGCATCAATCCGGCGATCAAAGTTTGGGAGCTGGAAACTCCTAACGGAAGTCTGGAGCACTGCAGCGGCGGCAGTGTTGTTGCCGAGTTTGTGGACCACAAATACGCCGTCACCTGTGTG GCCTTTTCGCCCACTGGCAAGTACCTGGTTTCGGTGGGCTCCCAGCACGACATGATTGTCAACGTGTTCGACTGGCGGGCCAACCTCAAGATGGCCTCGAATAAAATCAGCTCCAAGGTGGCAGCCGTGTGTTTTGCCGAGGATGGCAGCTATTTCGTCACCGTGGGCAATCGCCATGTCAAATACTGGTATCTGGAGGGTGGAAGAAAG TACAAGGATCCCATTCCCCTGATGGGACGCAGCGCCATTCTGGGCGACTTGCGGGACAACGACTTCTGTGCGGTGGCCTGCGGCAAGGGGATCTGTGCGGAGAGCACGTACGCCATCACGCGGCAAGGCCATCTGGTGGAGTTCAGCTCCCGCCGCCTGCTGGACAAGTGGGTGCAGTGCCGCACCTCCAATGCCAACTGTATCTGCGTGAACGAGCGATTCATCCTCGTGGGCTGCGCCGAGTCCATCATTCGCATCTTCAATGCGGCCACGCTGGAATACGTGACCACGCTGCCGAGGACCCATTACTTGGGCGTGGATGTGGCCCAGGGCATCCAGATCAACCACATCATGTCGGTGCCGCAGCAAGCCAAGTTCCCGGACTGCATCGCCATGGTTTTCGATGAGCAGCGTTGCAAG GTGAGCTGCGTCTACAACGATCACTCTCTGTACATCTGGGATCTGCGCGACATCTCACGGGTGGGCAAGTCGCACTCGTTCCTCTATCACTCCACTTGCATCTGGGGCGTGGAGACAGTGCCATATAATGTGGAGCGGGAGCCGTCGCAAACCCTGCCTGAGGAGTGTTTCGTCACCTGCTCCTCGGACGACACCATTCGCGTCTGGGGACTGGACGGGTGTACCAACAATGATATCTACCGCAGGAACATCTACTCCAAGGAGCTGCTGAAAATTGTCTACAGCGACGAGGAGCTGCAGTTCATCAAGGATCAGGGCTCCTCGCTGTTCGACAAGGCCGGAAACTCGTCTTATGATGGACGGAATGGAGTGCGTTGCATCAAGATCAGTCCGGAACTGCAGCATTTAGCCAGCGGAGATCGGTGCGGCAATATACGTGTGTATAATCTGGTCAATCTGCGCCTGCTCACCACCATCGAAGCCCATGAATCGGAGGTGCTTTGCCTGGAGTATTCCAATGAGCGGATCGAGCGAAAGCTGCTGGCCAGCGCCAGTAGGGATCGTCTCATTCACGTCTTTGATGTGGCCCAAAACTATCTGTTGCTGCAGACCCTGGATGATCACAGCTCCTCCATTACCTCTATTAAGTTTGTGGGTGCCGGACTCAATTTCCAGATGATCAGTTGCGGAGCGGATAAGTCGATTATGTTTAGGAGTTTTCAG GGCAACATCTTCATGAGGGGAACCAACACCTCCGGCAAGACGACCTTGTATGACATGGAGGTGGACTCGAATTCGAAACACATTTTGACCGCCTGCCAGGATCGCAATGTGCGGGTCTATGGAACACAGAATGCCAAGCAAACGAAGACCTTCAAGGGTTCCCATTCGGACGAGGGAAGTCTCATAAAACTAAGTCTCGATCCCAGCGGCATCTATGTGGCCACCTCGTGCACGGATAAAACCCTGGCCGTCTATGATTACTACTCCAGCGAGTGCATGGCCAGGATGTATGGACACAGTGAGCTGGTCACGGGTTTGAAGTTCACCAACGATTGCCGACATCTGATCTCGGCGAGCGGCGATGGTTGCATATTCATCTGGCAGGTGCCTCATGATATGATAGTCACCATGCAGGCGAGGATGTCGCAGCAGCGTCTGAGATCGGGTCATGCTCCTTTGCCTCGGCCACTGGCGCCCATTTCTCCGCCGGATGGTATTGTCCTAGAATCACCGAGCAGCGAAATCGAGCAACCCAAATTCGGGGTGGCCGAGAGGTTCTCGGATGTGGGCCAACTGCCGCAGTGGGCGATGCGAAAGGCAGCCGGGGATTCGGATAGCGGAGCCCTGTCCATTCCCACGCCCAGTGGATCCACAAATGTACCTGCCATGCATGCCGCCTCATCGATGGGCAACCTCAGTTCATCGCCCAGTCAACAGATGCCGGGATTGGCACCCCGAGCAAGGGGAAGATGGGCCCAGCGGAGCACTCAGCTGGAGCCGACGGCCGATGATCTGCGTTCCAACTCAGAGAGTCCTTTGGGAACCGTCTCGTCTGTAGGTGGTCATAGCGGTGTGAATGTCCAGACCTCTGATTACAATAGTGCATCTTCCAAGGACATTACGTACAATCAAACGTATTTGAGTGAGGACTCGTCTATTGATTCCGGGATGGAGACGCGAAGGGGCGAGCTCAAGTTcatcggcagcagcagcaatggaACAGTGGTCACCGTGTCCTCCGTCTCCTCGCTGGCCGTTTCTGCCTCCAATGGTGCCATGTCAACCGGTTCTGGAGCTGCCCAACAGCGTCTCCAGCTGCCGGATAAAAGGTTGAAGCCGGGTCTGCGCTTCGATACCCACTCCCATGATCATGATGGTGATGTGGAGGATATTTCCGATGGGGAAAGAACCAGCTCCGACCATGGAATGTTCTACAACAACCTGGCGCCCAGCACGCCAAC AGATTTCAAGGTGACGGCCATGAACGAGGACGAGCTGCGCAAGTCGGTGCGCCGTCAGAAGTTCGAGAAGTCCGGCCTTCAGCTTACCCCTTCGGCGCtcagcggaaacggaagttcGCATACGGCGAGCACAGGGACGGGAACAGGAACCTCCGATACCGAGGACGAGGGCTCCACGCCCAGTGCCGAAAATGCCGAGCGTTCGCTGGCCTCCACGCTGGGCGGCAGCTCGGAAAATCTGCCCCAGAGCAGCGGAAATAGCTTCCTGCACGCCGCTCTGCCCGAGGGACCGGGATTAATAACTTCGCCCATGGAACGGGGTGGCAGCA GTCGCCGCAGCATCAGTGCGAAGCACAAtacggaaaatgggaaaagcgtGGCCGCACCGCCCACCATCACCAAGTCATATACGAGCACCAAAaaggaggagctgctgcaggTCATCAACAAGGTCAAGCAGCAGCTGGAGAAT GTAGGCCATAGACCCCTTCGGGGAAGCCATAGCATATCGGACCTGAGTCTGGCTGCCAATTTGGATGGATCGAGGAATGCGGGCGGAGGACCGGGACGTTACTCGAAGCCAG GCAATCCCAAAACTCTGAATCCCATGCCCATCGAGGAGTCCTCCATACGCCGCGCCTGCTCGCTGAGTGACCTGCACATGGGCAACTTTGGCAAGC CTGGCAAATCGAATGGCACGCCGCAGAAGCCGCAGGTTCAGCACCGAAATGGAAATGTCTCGCGTTCGGCCAGCAAAAGGAACAGTTTGCAGGGCAAAACTGGATTGGGTGCCTCCAGCAACTCCATGAATGTCCTCAATCAGGGT agcgATTCGGAACCCGAGGACAGCAATCGTTTGCGTAGTGCCACCAACGGACAGGGACGTAGCAACGGACCCATTG CTGCCAATCGCCAGTACAGCAACAAGGTCAACAATGTCAACAACAATCGTCGAAAGACGCCAAACTTTAGCAGTG CCACACCCATGCAGGACGACTCCAGCTCCGAGGAGACGCCCAATAGCACTGTCAACAACAAGCCCATTGTGCCACCAAGACCAAGAAATCTGGGCTTTGATCACAAGAGCAAGCTAATGATTAACAATACTGGCAGCCCAGGCGGAAATGCCAAGCAGAGAAGTGGAGTGACCTCCACGGAGGATTACGAGGGCACAGATC CCGAGGCCCAAGTACACAATGTGATTAATAAACTTTATACGACTACACAGGCAGCTATGCAGCTGCATGCgaatctgaagaattcgctgCTGCTGAAGGAACTGGAGAACGCCCTTATTATGTCCAGAAATATGCTGAGCAGCATCACCAATAG ACAAGCGGATAAGACAAACAACGGAGGCGGAGTGGGCGGGGGATTGGGAGTGGGTGGTAGTGGGGGATTGAACCACGAGCAGCTGAGCGCTGACAACGGAGACTATCTGATGATGGTCAACAACTGTGCCGATCTTTTGAGCAATTTACGCACGAAGCACAAACCCGATGACTGTGAGAATAACTCCTAG